A single window of Bacteroidales bacterium DNA harbors:
- a CDS encoding Gfo/Idh/MocA family oxidoreductase, with protein MLKIGVLGAGHLGKIHIKCIKEIPELNLIGFYDINKDVAKIVAKEYNITAFDNLEELISEVDIVDIVTPTIKHFECASLALKMGKHVFLEKPIVATTEEAIELAKIASEVNVKVQVGHVERFNPAYLSVKDRIKDPMFIEIHRLSDYNPRGTDVPVILDLMIHDIDILLHIVKSPIKNIQASGVPVISKTADIANTRIEFENGSVANLTASRISMKKMRKFRIFQHNSYIVIDFLKKTSEIINVSDNPDYSDPFALIVEDADGENVRQLVFENPPIKDINAIKTELESFYDAIINDADPIVTMQDGIDALTISNKINDMVNESLKKVIN; from the coding sequence ATGCTGAAAATTGGTGTTCTTGGAGCCGGTCATCTCGGCAAAATTCATATAAAATGTATTAAAGAAATTCCCGAACTTAATTTAATTGGTTTTTACGACATAAATAAAGACGTAGCAAAAATTGTTGCGAAAGAATATAATATAACCGCTTTCGATAATCTTGAAGAATTAATTTCCGAAGTTGACATTGTGGATATTGTTACCCCGACAATCAAACACTTTGAGTGTGCATCTCTGGCATTAAAAATGGGAAAACATGTCTTTCTGGAAAAACCAATTGTAGCCACAACAGAAGAAGCCATAGAGTTGGCAAAAATTGCTTCTGAGGTTAATGTAAAAGTACAGGTAGGGCATGTTGAGAGATTTAACCCTGCTTATCTTTCAGTTAAAGATAGAATAAAAGATCCTATGTTTATTGAAATACACAGGCTATCGGATTATAATCCGCGCGGTACCGACGTACCTGTTATCTTAGACCTGATGATTCATGATATCGATATTTTGCTTCATATCGTAAAATCGCCGATCAAGAACATTCAGGCCAGCGGTGTTCCGGTAATCAGTAAAACCGCCGATATAGCAAATACTCGCATAGAATTTGAAAACGGCTCTGTGGCAAACCTCACTGCCAGTAGAATCTCCATGAAGAAAATGAGAAAATTCAGAATCTTCCAGCATAATTCATATATTGTTATTGATTTCTTAAAGAAAACTTCGGAAATTATTAATGTATCCGATAATCCCGATTATTCCGATCCTTTTGCCCTTATTGTTGAAGATGCTGATGGAGAAAATGTACGTCAACTTGTTTTCGAGAATCCTCCTATCAAAGACATAAACGCCATAAAAACCGAATTAGAAAGTTTTTATGACGCAATCATAAATGATGCCGATCCTATTGTTACAATGCAAGACGGAATAGATGCCTTAACCATTTCCAACAAAATCAACGATATGGTCAACGAGTCATTAAAAAAGGTCATAAATTAA
- a CDS encoding sugar transferase: MTKNIQLQTAKCVITDYIAAVLAWVAFFFIRKTFEIWDLDLLYRSIIVDKNFWFGLVLIPLCWLILYVLVGTYRKVFNKSRLTELGRTFLICLIGSIILFFAIILDDNVESYKGYYKYFLLLFSTHFIITSIFRLIITTNSIRKIDKKIIGFNTIIIGSNGNALEIYEELTAKQNYSGNFFVGFVNAVEYPEYKLEKFIPHLGNYSDLSTIISKYDVEEVIIAIERTEFKVVESIINILENHDVILKIKPILQDILMGAVRTTGIFNVPLIEINPEPLPIWQKVIKRGFDIVASSLVLIIASPIYLITAIGVKRSSPGPIFYGQERIGKGGKPFMMYKFRSMYVNAEDAGPQLSSKDDTRITPFGKFIRKYRLDELPQFYTVLIGQMSIVGPRPEREYYINKITERAPYYRLLLKIKPGITSWGQVKYGYAENIDQMIERLPYDLLYIENMSLAMDFKILIFTVKIVFQGRGV; this comes from the coding sequence ATGACTAAAAATATACAATTACAAACTGCTAAATGTGTAATAACAGACTACATTGCGGCAGTACTTGCATGGGTAGCATTTTTTTTCATCAGAAAAACATTTGAAATCTGGGATTTGGATTTGTTATACAGATCTATTATTGTAGATAAAAATTTTTGGTTCGGATTGGTACTAATTCCTTTATGTTGGTTAATACTTTATGTTCTTGTTGGTACTTATCGCAAAGTGTTTAACAAATCTCGTTTGACAGAACTGGGTAGAACATTCTTAATATGTCTGATCGGCAGCATTATACTTTTCTTTGCAATTATTTTAGATGATAACGTTGAATCTTATAAGGGATATTACAAATATTTTTTACTCTTATTCTCCACTCATTTCATCATCACATCTATTTTCAGACTAATTATCACAACAAATTCAATTCGAAAAATTGATAAAAAGATAATCGGATTCAATACTATAATAATCGGCAGCAACGGAAATGCTTTAGAAATTTACGAAGAATTAACCGCAAAACAGAATTATTCCGGCAATTTCTTTGTAGGCTTCGTAAATGCTGTTGAATATCCCGAATACAAATTAGAAAAGTTTATTCCCCATTTAGGAAATTATTCCGATTTATCAACAATTATCTCTAAATATGATGTTGAAGAAGTAATTATAGCAATTGAACGAACCGAATTTAAAGTTGTTGAATCTATTATAAACATTCTTGAAAATCATGATGTTATATTAAAAATAAAGCCTATCTTACAAGATATTTTGATGGGTGCGGTGCGAACAACCGGAATTTTCAATGTTCCATTAATAGAAATAAATCCCGAACCCTTACCAATATGGCAGAAGGTTATCAAAAGAGGTTTTGATATTGTTGCTTCATCTTTAGTTTTGATTATTGCCTCCCCTATTTACTTAATTACTGCTATTGGGGTTAAGCGCTCTTCTCCCGGACCTATTTTTTACGGACAAGAGAGAATAGGAAAAGGCGGCAAACCTTTTATGATGTACAAATTCAGATCAATGTATGTTAATGCCGAAGATGCCGGGCCACAACTTTCGTCTAAAGACGACACCAGAATTACTCCCTTCGGTAAGTTTATCAGAAAATACAGACTGGATGAATTGCCTCAATTTTATACTGTATTGATAGGGCAAATGAGTATTGTAGGCCCCAGGCCGGAAAGAGAATATTACATTAATAAAATTACCGAAAGAGCTCCGTATTACAGACTTTTGCTAAAGATAAAACCGGGAATAACAAGCTGGGGGCAGGTTAAATACGGTTATGCGGAAAATATTGATCAAATGATCGAACGCTTACCTTATGATTTACTGTACATTGAAAATATGTCTTTAGCCATGGATTTTAAAATCTTAATCTTTACGGTTAAGATAGTATTTCAGGGTCGCGGTGTATAA
- the htpG gene encoding molecular chaperone HtpG has protein sequence MEKGKINVKTENIFPIIKKFLYTDQEIFLRELVSNAVDATQKLKTLSGLGKFTGEMGDLSINITIDKKKKTLTISDSGIGMTHDEVIKYITEIAFSGAEDFVAKFKNKSESEVNAIIGHFGMGFYSAFMVSDKVEILTKTYKQGGQTKAVHWECDGSIDYSISEGKKETRGTDVILHISKDAEEYLDENKIYSLLKKYCKFLPVPIIFGTETVYEPIEGETDKDGKQKTKEVKIPRVINNTNPLWKQKPNDLTDEDYIKFYHELYPATYDDPLFYVHLNVDYPFNLTGILYFPKIKRNVEIQKEKIQLYSNQVFVTDNVEGIVPDFLTLLHGILDSPDIPLNVSRSSLQSDSNVKKISNHILKKVSDKLEELFKNNREDFEKKWDDIKVFIEYGIISEEKFYDKAKNFALLKNIKNQYFTIDEYKNEIKANQTDKDNKIIAIYTSNEEDQYSFIEAAKNTGYDVLILNELIDGYFINTLESKNEDLSFVRVDSDVSSKLINKNDEAPSKLNDDEKKKIKDLFENIVDKAQFTVETENMSENDMPIVITRTEFMRRMKDMSKFGGGYYGMDFPDSFNLKVNVNHPLITKLAESNNEDENNQLAEQLIDLAMLQQDILKGKRLSNFLKRSISLIQ, from the coding sequence ATGGAAAAAGGAAAAATTAATGTTAAAACAGAAAACATATTTCCAATAATAAAGAAATTTTTATATACTGATCAGGAAATATTTTTAAGAGAATTAGTTTCTAACGCCGTTGATGCTACTCAAAAATTAAAAACGCTTTCGGGACTGGGAAAATTTACCGGTGAAATGGGTGATTTGAGTATTAATATTACAATCGACAAAAAGAAAAAAACTTTAACAATATCAGACAGCGGTATCGGAATGACACATGATGAGGTAATAAAGTACATCACTGAAATAGCTTTTTCCGGCGCAGAAGACTTTGTTGCAAAGTTTAAAAACAAATCCGAAAGTGAAGTAAATGCTATAATCGGTCATTTCGGAATGGGATTCTATTCGGCATTTATGGTTTCCGACAAAGTAGAAATACTGACAAAAACTTACAAACAAGGCGGCCAAACTAAAGCTGTTCATTGGGAATGCGATGGTAGTATCGATTATTCGATTTCGGAAGGAAAAAAAGAAACCAGGGGAACCGATGTAATTCTTCATATAAGTAAAGATGCCGAAGAATATTTAGACGAAAATAAAATTTATTCTTTACTAAAGAAATATTGTAAATTTTTACCAGTTCCTATCATTTTCGGAACGGAAACCGTTTATGAACCTATTGAAGGCGAAACCGACAAAGACGGCAAACAAAAAACCAAAGAAGTTAAAATACCGAGAGTAATAAACAATACCAATCCTCTTTGGAAACAGAAGCCGAATGATTTAACAGATGAAGATTACATAAAGTTTTATCATGAATTATATCCTGCAACCTATGACGATCCTCTGTTTTATGTACACCTGAATGTTGATTATCCATTCAATCTGACCGGAATTTTATATTTTCCTAAAATAAAAAGAAATGTGGAAATTCAGAAAGAAAAGATACAGTTATATTCTAATCAGGTTTTTGTAACCGATAATGTAGAAGGAATCGTTCCTGATTTTCTTACACTTTTACATGGAATTTTAGACTCTCCGGATATCCCACTCAATGTTTCTCGAAGTTCACTTCAAAGTGATTCGAATGTTAAGAAAATTTCAAACCATATTCTTAAAAAAGTATCCGATAAATTAGAAGAATTATTTAAAAATAATCGTGAGGATTTTGAAAAGAAATGGGATGATATTAAAGTATTTATTGAATACGGAATTATTTCGGAAGAAAAATTTTATGATAAAGCAAAGAATTTTGCTTTACTGAAAAACATCAAAAATCAATATTTCACTATTGATGAATATAAAAATGAAATAAAAGCCAATCAAACCGATAAAGACAATAAAATTATTGCAATTTATACCTCCAACGAGGAAGATCAATACAGTTTTATAGAAGCTGCAAAAAACACAGGATACGATGTATTGATTTTAAATGAATTAATTGATGGGTATTTTATAAATACTTTAGAAAGCAAGAACGAGGATTTATCATTTGTTCGCGTAGATTCTGATGTTTCATCTAAATTAATTAATAAAAATGATGAAGCTCCTTCAAAACTCAATGATGATGAGAAGAAAAAAATCAAAGATCTGTTTGAGAACATTGTCGATAAAGCACAATTTACCGTTGAAACAGAAAATATGAGCGAGAATGATATGCCTATTGTTATCACACGTACTGAATTTATGAGAAGAATGAAAGATATGTCAAAATTCGGCGGCGGTTACTACGGAATGGACTTTCCGGACTCATTCAATTTGAAAGTTAATGTTAATCATCCTCTAATAACAAAACTTGCCGAAAGCAATAATGAAGATGAAAACAATCAGTTAGCCGAACAATTAATAGATTTGGCGATGCTTCAGCAAGATATTTTAAAAGGCAAAAGGTTATCAAACTTTTTAAAACGCAGTATAAGTTTGATTCAGTAA
- a CDS encoding LemA family protein, with amino-acid sequence MKTKTSTVVLTVVIIIAAIALIIILWAVSARNSLVRAEENVEKQWAQVENVYQRRADLIPNLVSTVKGYANHEQETLTQVIEARSKASSVHIDPSNMNENSLSTFEAAQGELSNALSRLMVVIERYPDLKANQNFLMLQSELEGTENRISVERKKFNEVTQEYNTAIRSFPKNIIARNMGLEKKPYFTAQAGANVAPVVEF; translated from the coding sequence ATGAAAACAAAAACATCAACCGTTGTATTGACTGTGGTTATAATTATTGCAGCAATAGCACTTATTATTATTTTGTGGGCTGTTAGTGCTCGTAATAGTCTTGTCCGCGCAGAAGAAAACGTTGAAAAACAGTGGGCACAAGTTGAAAATGTTTACCAACGTCGTGCCGATCTTATTCCTAATCTTGTCAGCACCGTAAAAGGTTATGCTAATCATGAACAAGAAACTCTTACACAAGTTATTGAAGCTCGTTCAAAAGCAAGTTCAGTACATATTGATCCTTCGAACATGAATGAAAACTCTCTATCGACTTTTGAAGCTGCTCAAGGAGAATTATCAAATGCTTTATCACGTTTGATGGTTGTTATTGAAAGATACCCCGATTTAAAAGCCAATCAAAACTTTCTGATGCTTCAATCCGAACTCGAAGGTACCGAAAACAGAATTTCAGTTGAAAGAAAGAAATTTAATGAAGTAACTCAAGAATACAACACCGCAATCAGATCTTTTCCTAAAAATATCATTGCAAGAAATATGGGTTTAGAAAAGAAACCTTATTTCACCGCGCAAGCAGGTGCAAATGTAGCTCCGGTTGTTGAATTTTAA
- a CDS encoding TPM domain-containing protein, translating into MKKLFISLVISISILSCFAASDDIPNRPIPPKLVNDMANILSSKEENALENKLVGFANSSSCQIVVLTIPDLGDYQISDFAFSLGEKWGVGQKGEDNGIIVVVKPKIGNSYGETFIAVGYGLEEIVTDAASKIIIENEMIPYFKDNDYYKGIENGTNILMDLSSQKYSPQEYVKSAEEISPMAIIFGLLPVIFFIIIIIIVSRKGGGGSGSGHVTTGGLPWIFFGGGHSSGGSSRGGFGGGGSSGGFGGFGGGSFGGGGAGGRW; encoded by the coding sequence ATGAAAAAACTTTTTATTAGTTTAGTAATATCAATATCAATACTTTCTTGTTTTGCTGCAAGCGATGATATTCCAAACAGGCCCATTCCTCCTAAATTGGTGAATGATATGGCAAATATTCTTTCAAGTAAAGAAGAAAATGCTTTAGAAAATAAGTTAGTAGGATTTGCAAATTCATCTTCTTGTCAAATTGTTGTATTGACTATCCCTGATTTAGGCGATTATCAAATATCTGACTTTGCTTTTTCTTTGGGCGAAAAATGGGGAGTCGGACAAAAAGGTGAGGATAATGGTATTATCGTTGTTGTTAAACCTAAGATTGGTAATTCTTATGGGGAAACTTTTATTGCAGTAGGTTATGGATTAGAAGAAATTGTTACTGATGCCGCATCAAAAATTATCATTGAGAATGAAATGATTCCTTATTTCAAGGACAATGATTACTACAAAGGCATCGAAAATGGAACAAACATTCTGATGGATCTCAGTTCTCAGAAATATTCTCCTCAGGAATATGTTAAATCGGCGGAAGAAATTTCACCTATGGCTATAATATTCGGTTTATTACCTGTTATTTTTTTCATAATTATCATAATAATAGTTTCAAGAAAAGGCGGCGGCGGTTCCGGCTCCGGACATGTTACCACAGGCGGATTGCCTTGGATATTCTTTGGAGGCGGTCACAGTAGCGGCGGTTCATCACGAGGCGGTTTCGGTGGTGGAGGCAGCAGCGGAGGCTTTGGCGGTTTCGGCGGCGGTTCTTTCGGCGGTGGCGGTGCCGGCGGAAGATGGTAA
- a CDS encoding DUF2147 domain-containing protein, producing MKFRINLLIIVFFSIISMSHAQDVVGYWETYDGKGKKTGEIELSLRNDSLYGVITRAFLPDGTEVPDITCDGCLGERNGKKVVGMTVLNGLKYNPKKNEYYGDKACFAPQKNILANGKVWLDKNNKDILYLRGYLGPFYETQAWKRIK from the coding sequence ATGAAATTTAGAATTAATTTATTAATAATTGTATTTTTTTCAATTATTAGTATGTCACATGCTCAAGATGTTGTTGGATATTGGGAAACCTATGACGGAAAAGGGAAAAAAACAGGAGAGATTGAATTATCTCTACGGAATGATTCGCTTTACGGAGTGATTACAAGAGCTTTTTTGCCTGATGGCACTGAAGTACCGGATATTACATGTGACGGATGTTTAGGAGAACGAAACGGAAAAAAGGTTGTAGGAATGACTGTTTTAAACGGGTTAAAATATAATCCTAAGAAAAATGAATACTACGGAGATAAAGCATGTTTTGCTCCACAAAAAAATATTTTAGCAAATGGAAAGGTATGGCTTGACAAAAACAATAAAGATATTTTATATCTTAGAGGGTATTTAGGACCTTTCTATGAAACACAAGCTTGGAAAAGAATAAAATAA
- a CDS encoding TPM domain-containing protein, with product MKLPKNFSKEDIEDIKQAVLNAELDTSGEIRVHIENICPDDNVMDRATHIFDKLKIYKTVDRNGILFYFAVESKQFAILGDSGINSVIDTGYWDELKDLAVEYFKKGEYADGLINIIGKTGLELKKNFPYKVKDVNELPDDVSLG from the coding sequence ATGAAGTTACCGAAGAATTTCAGTAAAGAAGATATAGAAGACATAAAACAGGCTGTATTGAATGCCGAATTAGACACATCCGGAGAAATAAGAGTTCATATAGAAAATATTTGTCCCGATGACAATGTGATGGATCGAGCTACACATATCTTTGATAAATTGAAAATATACAAAACAGTTGACCGTAATGGTATATTATTTTATTTTGCTGTTGAAAGTAAACAATTTGCAATCCTTGGTGATTCCGGTATCAATTCGGTTATTGATACCGGCTATTGGGATGAGTTGAAAGATTTGGCTGTCGAATATTTTAAAAAAGGCGAGTACGCCGACGGATTAATCAATATTATTGGAAAAACAGGCTTAGAGCTTAAAAAGAATTTCCCTTATAAGGTTAAAGATGTCAATGAATTACCTGATGACGTTTCTTTAGGTTAA
- a CDS encoding asparaginase yields MIKTDISVFVIYTGGTIGMMKNEQTGALEPFNFEHLYKHIPVLERYPFNIDFHSFDPLIDSSDMNPDFWKELAAIIEEKYELYDGFVVLHGTDTMSYTASVLSFMLDNLNKPVILTGSQLPLGMLRTDGRENFITAIEIAAAQNDNTPIVPEVCIYFENKLFRGNRTTKFSSENFNAFFSGNYPKLAEVGIDVKYNFNYIRKPNFKKLKVSYNLDNNIALLKLFPGISRQAVHSILNIEGLKGVVLETFGSGNAPSVSWFISELKAAIDRGVIIYNVSQCKAGSVDLAKYKAGLQLDQIGVISGYDITTESAITKMMYLFGKETNLTEIKTLLAKPLQGEIG; encoded by the coding sequence ATGATTAAAACAGATATTTCAGTATTTGTAATTTATACCGGCGGTACAATCGGTATGATGAAGAACGAGCAAACAGGGGCTTTGGAGCCGTTTAATTTCGAACATTTATATAAACATATTCCGGTTTTGGAACGATATCCGTTTAATATAGATTTTCATTCTTTTGATCCTCTGATTGATAGCTCAGACATGAATCCGGATTTCTGGAAAGAACTTGCTGCAATTATTGAAGAAAAATATGAATTATATGACGGGTTTGTTGTGTTGCATGGAACGGATACAATGTCTTATACGGCTTCTGTATTAAGTTTTATGTTGGATAATTTAAATAAACCGGTTATACTTACGGGTTCGCAATTACCTTTAGGTATGTTGAGAACCGACGGAAGAGAAAATTTTATTACTGCGATAGAAATTGCCGCTGCTCAAAATGATAATACTCCGATTGTTCCGGAGGTATGTATTTATTTTGAAAATAAACTTTTCAGAGGAAATAGAACAACGAAGTTCAGTTCGGAAAATTTTAATGCTTTCTTTTCCGGCAATTATCCTAAATTAGCAGAAGTAGGAATTGATGTTAAATATAATTTTAATTACATCAGAAAACCTAATTTTAAGAAATTAAAAGTTTCTTATAATTTGGATAATAATATAGCTTTATTAAAACTTTTTCCTGGTATTTCAAGGCAAGCCGTTCATAGTATTCTTAATATTGAAGGATTGAAAGGTGTTGTTCTTGAAACTTTCGGTTCTGGAAATGCACCTTCGGTATCTTGGTTTATTAGTGAGTTGAAGGCGGCAATTGATAGAGGAGTAATTATTTATAATGTATCTCAATGCAAAGCCGGAAGTGTTGATTTAGCTAAATATAAGGCAGGATTACAATTAGACCAGATTGGAGTAATTAGCGGTTATGATATTACTACTGAATCTGCTATTACAAAAATGATGTATCTCTTCGGAAAAGAAACAAATTTAACAGAGATAAAAACATTGCTTGCAAAACCTTTACAAGGTGAAATTGGATAA
- a CDS encoding protein-L-isoaspartate(D-aspartate) O-methyltransferase yields the protein MNDNFRHQGLRQKLVDIIREKSDNKIDEKVLNAINHVPRHVFIDSSFLEFAYEDKPFSIGHDQTISQPSTVAIQTHLLDIVPGQKVLEIGTGSGYQAAVLNALGAKVFTIERQRELFDKTQPFLKKYYPKIKCFLADGYKGLTSYQPFDRIIVTAAAPYVPEELKQQLVVGGKLIIPIDIIDQNRNKIQLMKLFVKIAEDEFEVSEHGYFNFVPMLSDITKFKSK from the coding sequence ATGAATGATAATTTCAGACATCAAGGATTAAGACAAAAATTAGTTGATATAATTAGAGAAAAATCAGACAATAAGATAGATGAAAAAGTTTTGAATGCAATAAATCATGTCCCGCGACATGTGTTTATAGATTCAAGTTTTTTGGAATTTGCATATGAAGATAAGCCGTTCTCTATCGGTCATGATCAAACAATTTCTCAACCTTCAACTGTTGCTATTCAAACTCATTTGCTTGATATTGTTCCGGGGCAGAAAGTGCTTGAAATAGGTACTGGTTCGGGATATCAGGCGGCTGTTCTTAATGCCTTGGGTGCGAAAGTATTTACTATTGAACGTCAAAGGGAATTGTTCGATAAAACTCAACCTTTTCTTAAAAAATATTATCCTAAAATAAAATGTTTTTTAGCCGACGGTTATAAGGGTTTAACTTCTTATCAACCATTTGATAGAATAATTGTTACGGCTGCTGCTCCGTATGTTCCGGAAGAACTTAAGCAACAGCTTGTAGTTGGCGGAAAATTGATAATTCCGATTGATATTATAGATCAAAACAGAAATAAAATACAACTGATGAAATTATTTGTTAAAATTGCAGAGGATGAATTTGAAGTAAGCGAACACGGATATTTTAATTTTGTCCCGATGCTTTCCGATATAACAAAATTTAAATCGAAATAA
- a CDS encoding transketolase family protein: protein MKEYKILDNKDTRSGFGQGLHELGSLNPNVVALCADLTGSLKMDAFAKDFPERFYQVGIAEANMMGIAAGLATAGKIPFTGTFANFSTARVYDQVRQSIAYSNKNVKICASHAGITLGEDGATHQTLEDIGMMKMLPGMTVIVPCDYEQTRQATIAVAEHQGPVYLRFGRPKQPVFTAAREEFVIGKAQMINPGTEVSIFATGIMVWEAILACNFLEDRGISAEVINIHTIKPLDNQAIINSVKKTGCVVTAEEHQLNGGLCDSISQLLAREYPVPVEPVAVFDVWGQSGTPEKLLKEYRLDASAIIEATMRAIERK from the coding sequence ATGAAAGAATATAAAATACTAGATAATAAAGATACTCGCTCCGGATTTGGTCAAGGTTTACATGAATTAGGAAGTCTAAACCCAAATGTTGTTGCCTTGTGCGCTGATCTAACCGGTTCTTTGAAAATGGATGCTTTTGCCAAAGATTTTCCTGAAAGGTTTTACCAAGTAGGAATTGCAGAGGCCAACATGATGGGAATTGCTGCCGGTTTGGCAACAGCGGGCAAAATACCTTTTACAGGAACATTTGCTAATTTCTCGACAGCAAGAGTTTATGATCAGGTCAGACAATCTATTGCTTACTCGAATAAGAATGTTAAAATATGTGCTTCACATGCGGGAATTACTCTTGGTGAAGATGGCGCAACTCATCAAACTTTAGAAGATATCGGGATGATGAAAATGTTGCCGGGAATGACTGTTATTGTTCCTTGCGATTACGAACAAACCCGACAGGCTACTATAGCTGTTGCGGAACATCAAGGGCCTGTTTATCTAAGATTCGGAAGACCAAAACAACCGGTTTTTACTGCCGCAAGAGAAGAATTTGTAATCGGTAAAGCTCAAATGATTAATCCCGGAACCGAGGTTTCGATTTTTGCGACGGGAATAATGGTGTGGGAAGCAATACTAGCATGTAATTTTTTGGAAGATAGAGGTATTAGCGCTGAAGTGATAAATATTCATACGATAAAACCTTTGGATAATCAAGCGATTATAAATTCTGTTAAGAAAACGGGTTGCGTTGTTACTGCAGAAGAACATCAATTGAACGGAGGACTCTGTGATTCTATTTCCCAATTACTTGCGCGAGAATATCCTGTTCCTGTTGAACCGGTAGCGGTTTTTGATGTATGGGGACAAAGCGGAACTCCGGAAAAACTTTTGAAGGAATATAGACTTGATGCTTCGGCAATTATAGAAGCAACAATGAGAGCTATTGAACGCAAATAG
- a CDS encoding transketolase, with amino-acid sequence MNSQMLKSMAMQVKRDSLRMIHTAKSGHPGGSLSCAEYLVCLYFFEMNINPEKFTLEANGEDVFYLSNGHICPAWYSTLARRGYFPIEELSTLRQFDSRLQGHPSMSHNLPGIRSASGSLGQGLSVAIGHALAKKANNDDSLVYALLGDGELQEGQVWEAAMYAGSKHINNIIAAVDYNGQQIDGKVDDVISLGDLKAKWEAFGWHVISVKHGNDVDDILKALHDAKKDLHKTKPVMLLLHTVMSSGVDFMENDHKWHGVAPNDEQLAKALEKLDADSLSDY; translated from the coding sequence ATGAATTCTCAAATGTTGAAAAGTATGGCAATGCAGGTAAAAAGAGATTCCCTGCGGATGATACATACTGCTAAATCCGGCCATCCCGGCGGTTCATTGAGCTGTGCCGAATACCTTGTTTGTCTTTATTTCTTTGAAATGAATATTAATCCTGAAAAATTCACTTTGGAAGCTAATGGAGAAGACGTGTTTTATCTTTCAAACGGACATATTTGTCCGGCTTGGTACAGCACACTCGCTCGTAGAGGTTATTTTCCTATAGAAGAACTTTCAACTTTAAGGCAATTTGATTCGAGATTACAGGGGCATCCTTCAATGTCGCACAATCTTCCGGGAATACGCTCGGCTTCAGGTTCGCTCGGCCAAGGGTTGTCTGTGGCTATAGGTCATGCCTTGGCAAAAAAAGCTAACAACGATGATTCCTTGGTTTATGCTCTGCTTGGTGACGGAGAATTGCAAGAAGGTCAAGTCTGGGAAGCCGCTATGTATGCCGGTTCAAAACATATAAATAATATTATTGCCGCAGTCGATTATAATGGTCAACAAATTGACGGCAAAGTTGATGACGTTATTTCTTTAGGCGACTTAAAAGCCAAATGGGAGGCTTTCGGCTGGCATGTTATTAGTGTTAAACATGGAAATGATGTTGATGATATTTTAAAAGCATTACATGATGCTAAGAAAGATTTACATAAAACAAAACCTGTTATGCTGTTGTTACATACTGTAATGAGTTCTGGTGTTGACTTTATGGAGAATGATCATAAGTGGCACGGAGTTGCGCCTAATGATGAGCAACTTGCAAAAGCTTTGGAGAAATTAGATGCGGATTCGTTATCTGATTATTAA